In Candidatus Zymogenus saltonus, a single window of DNA contains:
- a CDS encoding lysophospholipid acyltransferase family protein, whose amino-acid sequence MKVPFKRLRSALGEIVISFVQFFFTRTPLFLTRFISDSLFLILYPFLYRIPSLRRQLFGNLRIAFGDQLTKSETRRLCRSFLKSLFRMPGEILYYGHPKNHDKLKRDITISGREHLEEALKEGRGVIGLGSHMVDFMLLTVRLAQSDMPFIVPTKAPRNKFLKEKYSEWWSISGVKYIDVDDRERARDDILSSLKDNMLVYLIADERKKRDGISVPFFGKPALTAKGPAVLSLTTGAPIIPIYINHEDGCVIDILPRIEYEPTGDEKEDIYQITAKVNKSIEDYIRKYPDQWIWLNPRWKM is encoded by the coding sequence ATGAAAGTACCATTTAAAAGACTAAGAAGTGCCCTGGGCGAGATAGTGATCTCCTTTGTTCAGTTCTTCTTCACAAGAACCCCCCTCTTTTTAACCCGCTTTATCTCGGATTCTCTCTTTTTAATTCTTTACCCCTTTTTGTATCGCATTCCATCCCTTCGCAGGCAGCTTTTCGGAAATCTCCGCATCGCCTTCGGGGATCAGCTGACAAAATCCGAGACAAGGCGCCTCTGCCGAAGTTTTTTAAAATCCCTCTTCAGGATGCCGGGGGAAATTCTCTATTACGGCCACCCGAAAAATCACGATAAGCTCAAGCGGGATATTACCATCTCGGGAAGGGAGCATTTAGAAGAGGCACTGAAAGAGGGTAGGGGCGTCATCGGCCTTGGCTCACACATGGTGGACTTCATGCTGCTGACCGTGAGGCTCGCCCAGTCGGACATGCCCTTTATCGTCCCGACAAAGGCCCCGAGGAACAAGTTCTTGAAAGAAAAATACAGCGAGTGGTGGAGCATCAGCGGCGTAAAATATATTGACGTGGACGATCGGGAAAGGGCGAGGGATGACATTTTGAGCTCACTGAAGGACAACATGCTCGTCTACCTCATCGCCGACGAGAGAAAAAAGAGGGACGGCATCTCCGTGCCGTTCTTCGGAAAGCCGGCCCTGACCGCAAAAGGTCCGGCCGTCCTCTCCTTGACAACAGGAGCCCCAATAATCCCGATATACATCAACCATGAGGATGGCTGCGTTATCGATATCCTCCCCAGAATAGAATACGAGCCAACCGGGGACGAAAAAGAGGATATCTACCAGATAACGGCAAAGGTCAACAAGTCGATCGAGGACTACATAAGGAAGTACCCCGACCAGTGGATATGGTTGAATCCCAGGTGGAAGATGTAG
- a CDS encoding amidohydrolase — protein sequence MIIDFCVTPPAKEVLSGFRDVPKHLEGYFRLYGGNIEDLEQLAKLTIDDFFSLLDHAGIDIAVIFGEDMETTYNRKIPNEIVLDLVQKYPDRLRGFAGADPHKGKKAVREIVKMVGEGLSGVMVAPWEHNLFSDDKRYFPIYEKCIELDIPIWIHTSLNFSHLIPMEYGRPLILDRVAVRYPELKIVAGHSGWPWVTEMVAVLWRHPNVYADISGVRPKYMGMIETGWAPLVHYGNNILKDKILFATAWPLVMFHEAVNDVRGLHLKPEVEKKWFGENAKKLLKLED from the coding sequence ATGATTATCGATTTTTGCGTTACCCCTCCGGCAAAGGAGGTCCTCTCCGGTTTTAGGGATGTGCCTAAGCATCTTGAAGGCTATTTTCGCCTTTACGGCGGAAATATCGAAGATTTAGAACAGCTTGCCAAACTGACCATCGACGATTTTTTCTCCCTTTTGGATCACGCCGGGATAGATATCGCCGTAATTTTCGGCGAGGATATGGAGACGACATACAACAGGAAGATACCTAACGAGATAGTCCTCGATCTTGTGCAAAAATATCCTGACAGGCTCAGGGGTTTTGCGGGGGCCGATCCCCATAAAGGGAAGAAAGCGGTAAGGGAGATCGTGAAGATGGTCGGGGAGGGCCTTTCCGGTGTTATGGTCGCCCCCTGGGAGCACAACCTCTTTTCGGACGACAAAAGGTACTTTCCCATCTACGAGAAATGTATCGAGCTTGATATACCGATCTGGATACACACATCACTGAATTTTTCCCACCTCATCCCCATGGAATACGGAAGGCCGCTGATCTTGGATCGGGTTGCCGTGAGGTACCCGGAGTTGAAGATCGTGGCCGGCCATTCCGGGTGGCCCTGGGTTACCGAGATGGTGGCCGTGCTGTGGCGTCACCCGAATGTATACGCGGATATCTCCGGAGTCAGGCCCAAATATATGGGCATGATAGAGACCGGCTGGGCGCCCCTTGTCCACTACGGCAATAATATCCTCAAGGATAAGATCCTCTTTGCCACGGCATGGCCGCTTGTTATGTTCCACGAAGCGGTCAACGACGTAAGGGGGCTTCATCTAAAGCCTGAAGTTGAAAAGAAGTGGTTTGGCGAAAATGCCAAGAAACTCCTTAAATTGGAGGATTGA